A DNA window from Mesorhizobium sp. C432A contains the following coding sequences:
- a CDS encoding potassium/proton antiporter: MEHAIYLVTLVGTALVVAAAFSSLIAFRFGAPLLLLFLCIGLASGVDGLGIEFDNARVAYFAGSLALAVILFDSGFGTPLNALRQAAGPAVSLATFGVILTTGLFGAAAYYLLDLSWLESFLLGAAVASTDAAAVFFLLRAGEINLRERVRATLEVESGTNDPIAIFLTITLVEIIAAHANPETHVLVTDLILGFLLNMGLGAVVGVLGGLGIVRLVDRLNLDHGLLPIFVLTLSLMVFAAAGAIGGSGFLAVYLAGLIAGNSDIRAVTILKRFQDGMSWLAQIIMFLILGLFATPSQFPAIMVPAVLLGLFLMFVARPVAVWLCLIPFRLPRPEIAFVSWVGLRGAVSILLAITPLLGGLENGRTIFNVAFIIVLVSLVVQGWSVGPLARRLGLIVPARLGPLDKVELELPGSAHHELLAYRVAPGSPVARGERIPRWARPSLVLRDGRSMRFQDMGRLAAGDQVYIFVPDRYPRLLDKLFASRAVVDPEDADFFGAFAVDPARSAAELEAAYTPGLSEAEQKLTVGALVTARLGGHAEYADRVLIGPIELIVRDVDDKGKITGLGLSFEPTAPVARVPVFLSAGEIGDRVSAFIRNWRKPTETQTAEATANEKALEPTAEKITTEG, from the coding sequence ATGGAGCATGCGATCTATCTCGTCACGCTGGTCGGCACAGCGCTAGTCGTCGCCGCAGCGTTCTCGAGCCTGATCGCCTTCCGCTTCGGCGCCCCTTTGCTGCTGCTCTTCCTCTGCATCGGCCTCGCCAGCGGCGTCGATGGTCTCGGCATCGAATTCGACAATGCGCGCGTGGCATATTTTGCCGGCTCGCTGGCGCTGGCGGTCATCCTGTTCGATTCCGGTTTCGGCACGCCGCTCAACGCGCTGCGCCAGGCGGCCGGACCGGCGGTGTCGCTGGCGACCTTCGGCGTAATCCTGACCACTGGCCTGTTCGGCGCCGCCGCCTATTACCTGCTCGACCTCAGCTGGCTGGAATCCTTCCTGCTCGGCGCCGCGGTCGCCTCGACCGATGCGGCGGCCGTCTTCTTCCTGCTACGCGCCGGCGAGATCAATCTGCGCGAACGCGTGCGCGCGACACTGGAAGTCGAATCCGGCACCAACGACCCGATCGCCATCTTCCTGACTATCACGCTGGTCGAGATCATCGCCGCCCACGCCAATCCCGAGACCCATGTGCTGGTCACCGACCTGATCCTCGGCTTCCTGCTCAATATGGGGCTCGGCGCCGTCGTCGGCGTGCTTGGCGGGCTCGGCATCGTGCGCCTCGTCGACCGGCTCAACCTTGACCATGGCTTGCTGCCGATCTTCGTGCTGACCCTGTCACTGATGGTGTTCGCCGCCGCCGGCGCCATTGGCGGCTCGGGCTTCCTGGCGGTCTATCTCGCCGGGCTCATTGCCGGCAACTCCGACATCCGCGCCGTCACCATCCTGAAGCGCTTCCAGGACGGCATGTCGTGGCTGGCACAGATCATCATGTTCCTGATCCTCGGCCTGTTCGCGACACCCTCGCAGTTTCCGGCGATCATGGTGCCGGCGGTGCTGCTCGGCCTGTTCCTGATGTTTGTCGCGCGCCCTGTCGCCGTCTGGCTCTGCCTTATCCCGTTCCGCCTGCCGCGTCCCGAGATCGCCTTCGTCTCCTGGGTCGGCCTGCGCGGCGCCGTGTCCATCCTGCTTGCCATCACCCCGCTGCTCGGCGGACTGGAGAACGGCCGCACCATCTTCAACGTCGCCTTCATCATCGTGCTGGTATCGCTGGTGGTGCAGGGCTGGTCGGTCGGTCCGCTGGCGCGCCGGCTCGGCCTGATCGTGCCGGCGAGGCTCGGGCCGCTCGACAAGGTCGAACTCGAACTGCCGGGCTCCGCCCATCACGAACTGCTCGCCTACCGCGTGGCGCCCGGCAGCCCGGTGGCGCGCGGCGAGCGTATCCCGCGCTGGGCACGGCCCTCGTTGGTGCTGCGCGACGGCCGCTCGATGCGTTTCCAGGACATGGGCCGGCTCGCGGCCGGCGACCAGGTCTACATCTTCGTGCCCGACCGCTATCCGCGCCTGCTTGACAAGCTGTTTGCCAGCCGCGCCGTAGTCGACCCCGAGGATGCCGACTTCTTCGGCGCCTTTGCCGTCGATCCCGCCCGCTCGGCCGCAGAGCTCGAGGCCGCATACACTCCGGGATTGAGCGAAGCCGAGCAGAAGCTCACCGTCGGCGCGCTGGTGACGGCGCGGCTCGGCGGCCATGCCGAATATGCCGACCGGGTGCTGATCGGCCCGATCGAATTGATCGTCCGCGACGTCGACGACAAGGGCAAGATCACCGGTCTCGGCCTCTCCTTCGAGCCGACCGCGCCGGTGGCGCGGGTTCCGGTGTTCCTGAGCGCCGGCGAGATCGGCGATCGTGTCTCCGCCTTCATCCGCAACTGGCGCAAGCCGACCGAGACGCAGACTGCAGAGGCGACAGCCAATGAGAAGGCCCTTGAGCCGACGGCGGAAAAGATAACGACAGAAGGCTGA
- a CDS encoding phosphoglycerate kinase — protein sequence MAAFKTLDDIGNISGKRVLVRVDLNVPVADGKVTDATRIERIAPTIAELSGKGAKVILLAHFGRPKDGPSPEFSLEPIAKAAAEVLGRPVGFAGDCVGDTAGSAVAAMNKGDVLLLENTRFHKTEEKNDPDFTERLAANGDIFVNDAFSAAHRAHSSTEGLARLLPSYAGRTMQAELEALEKGLGNPVRPVVAIVGGAKVSTKIDLLMNLVKKVDALVIGGGMANTFLAARGTAVGKSLCEHDLAATAKQIMIEAAEAGCAIILPVDGVVAKEFKAGAASETVAITDVPADGMILDVGEKTVKTIGEWIDRAATLVWNGPLGAFEIEPFDHATVAAARHAAARTRAGKLVSVAGGGDTVAALNHAGVADDFTYVSTAGGAFLEWMEGKPLPGVDVLKKQA from the coding sequence ATGGCCGCCTTCAAGACACTCGACGATATCGGCAATATCAGCGGCAAGCGCGTGCTGGTGCGCGTCGACCTCAACGTTCCCGTCGCCGACGGCAAGGTCACCGACGCCACCCGAATCGAACGCATCGCACCGACCATCGCCGAACTGTCCGGCAAGGGCGCCAAGGTCATTCTGCTCGCGCATTTCGGCCGCCCGAAGGATGGTCCCTCGCCCGAATTCTCGCTGGAGCCGATCGCCAAGGCTGCCGCGGAGGTGCTTGGCCGCCCGGTCGGCTTTGCCGGCGATTGCGTCGGCGACACGGCGGGCAGTGCGGTCGCCGCCATGAACAAGGGCGATGTGCTGCTGCTGGAAAACACCCGCTTCCACAAGACCGAGGAGAAGAACGACCCTGATTTCACAGAGCGGCTCGCCGCCAATGGCGATATCTTCGTCAATGATGCCTTCTCCGCCGCCCACCGGGCGCACTCCTCGACCGAAGGCCTGGCGCGGCTGTTGCCGTCCTATGCCGGCCGCACCATGCAGGCCGAGCTCGAGGCGCTGGAGAAGGGGCTCGGGAATCCGGTCCGCCCTGTCGTCGCCATTGTCGGCGGCGCCAAGGTGTCGACCAAGATCGACTTGTTGATGAACCTGGTGAAGAAGGTCGACGCGCTGGTGATCGGCGGCGGCATGGCCAACACTTTTCTCGCCGCGCGTGGCACCGCTGTCGGCAAGTCGCTGTGCGAGCATGACCTTGCCGCGACCGCCAAGCAGATCATGATCGAGGCCGCCGAAGCCGGCTGCGCCATCATCCTGCCTGTCGACGGTGTCGTCGCCAAGGAATTCAAGGCGGGTGCGGCCAGCGAGACCGTTGCCATTACGGATGTCCCGGCTGACGGCATGATCCTCGATGTCGGCGAAAAGACCGTGAAGACGATCGGTGAATGGATCGACCGCGCCGCGACGCTGGTCTGGAACGGCCCGCTCGGCGCCTTCGAGATCGAGCCTTTCGACCACGCCACGGTGGCGGCGGCCAGGCACGCGGCGGCCCGCACCAGGGCCGGCAAGCTGGTCTCGGTCGCCGGTGGCGGCGACACGGTGGCCGCCCTCAACCATGCCGGCGTCGCCGACGACTTCACCTATGTCTCGACCGCCGGTGGCGCTTTCCTGGAATGGATGGAAGGCAAGCCGCTGCCCGGCGTCGACGTCCTGAAGAAGCAGGCCTGA